Proteins found in one Micropterus dolomieu isolate WLL.071019.BEF.003 ecotype Adirondacks linkage group LG10, ASM2129224v1, whole genome shotgun sequence genomic segment:
- the LOC123978083 gene encoding solute carrier family 35 member D3-like, which translates to MDMFKRRFLGISVAVAYGVSTGCLNIVMKLLVSNYHFDFLMLLQLLTSSTTALTLEILRRLGKVKIPPFSIQLAKEFGPVCILSTLQSSLTLWSMRGLSLPMFVVFKRCLPFLTLGIGMCVLRNGMPSIGVVISVIITTAGAALAGAGDVTGDPFGYITGVLVVIIHASYLVLIQKSSLDSEYGPLTAQYAIAVIASPVLLVCSVISKDIINMWSYEGWKDPHIPAFFVLCIFFTITMNFTTLQCTYINSAVTTSFVSMLKSIATITIGMVAFSEVAPTGLFIGGVVVNTVGSIIYCIVKYFETKKKRMYKDLEEAGKDGAFPCEPHQEKPPLNGDGPAAGIRSHPGNPKLKGALSSDRMVDAASAGLAEGKLWTGNGGKGDGEAGVNSHVMMEKEMHEMQREHLQRLNTTSSQSVIDSYIGVWRSIRHLQLMKKESLIQKL; encoded by the exons ATGGATATGTTCAAGAGGAGGTTCTTGGGTATTTCTGTGGCTGTTGCGTATGGTGTTTCCACCGGCTGTCTGAACATCGTGATGAAGCTCCTCGTCAGTAATTATCACTTTGACTTCCTGatgctcctccagctcctgaCCAGCAGCACCACGGCGCTCACTCTCGAGATCCTCAGGCGACTGGGGAAAGTCAAGATCCCCCCATTCAGCATCCAGTTAGCCAAG GAGTTTGGCCCGGTTTGTATCCTCTCCACACTGCAGTCCAGTCTCACTCTGTGGTCTATGCGCGGCCTCAGCCTGCCCATGTTTGTAGTGTTCAAACGCTGCCTTCCGTTCCTCACACTTGGCATCGGCATGTGTGTGCTGAGGAACGGCATGCCGTCCATCGGCGTGGTAATCTCCGTGATCATCACCACCGCTGGAGCTGCACTGGCTG GTGCTGGTGATGTCACTGGCGATCCCTTTGGTTACATCACTGGCGTGTTGGTGGTCATCATCCACGCCTCCTACCTGGTCCTGATCCAGAAAAGCAGTCTGGACAGCGAGTACGGACCGCTCACAGCACAATATGCAATTGCTGTCATAGCCTCGCCT GTGCTTCTGGTATGCTCTGTCATCTCCAAGGACATCATCAACATGTGGTCTTACGAGGGCTGGAAGGACCCCCACATACCAGCCTTTTTTGTCTTATGCATTTTTTTCACCATCACCATGAACTTCACCACGCTGCAGTGCACTTACATCAACTCCGCTGTCACCACCAGCTTCGTGAGCATGCTCAAGAGCATCGCCACCATTACTATCGGCATGGTGGCATTCAGTGAAGTTGCGCCGACAGGGCTGTTCATCGGAGGCGTAGTGGTCAACACTGTTGGCTCTATTATCTATTGCATCGTCAAATACTTTGagacgaagaagaagagaatGTACAAGGACCTGGAGGAGGCTGGGAAGGATGGTGCGTTTCCTTGCGAGCCTCACCAAGAGAAACCACCACTAAATGGTGACGGGCCTGCTGCTGGCATCAGGTCTCATCCAGGAAATCCGAAGTTAAAGGGAGCATTGAGCAGTGACAGGATGGTGGATGCAGCATCAGCTGGCTTGGCTGAAGGAAAGTTGTGGACAGGGAATGGTGGAAAAGGAGACGGAGAAGCAGGTGTGAATTCCCACGTCATGATGGAAAAGGAGATGCATGAGATGCAGAGAGAGCACCTCCAAAGGCTGAACACCACATCCAGTCAGTCGGTTATTGACAGCTATATTGGGGTGTGGAGGTCCATCAGACATCTGCAGTTAATGAAGAAAGAATCTTTGATTCAGAAGCTGTAA